Part of the Mytilus trossulus isolate FHL-02 chromosome 2, PNRI_Mtr1.1.1.hap1, whole genome shotgun sequence genome is shown below.
TCATTTGTGGTCtgttatatatcatattaacTGTCTGACCTTTTTGTAAATCTACAATTTCACTGTAGTATATTCATACTGGGGTTCTAAGAAAGTTGaaatcaaaaagaaagaaaatgtttgGGTTGAGATATTTTCAAATTCCTCAAAAAAATGGCTGCATGTTTCCATAGCAACCGttcaagaaaattaaaaaaaaaacttgcaaactttatttcaatcttaactgcctattatataaaagaataaagcAGTTCTGAGACATATGATAATCACCCCCTGCCTGGATCTTACAAATAGCTGTACTTAAGGATTAAACAgatttctagaggttattgatgatCATTGATGTGTAAAATGGTTCTATGACTCAAAAGAATCTCCCTTGTTTACACAAAAATGAGTTCCTAAAGTAATACATACTGTTTCTTCCAATCTTTCTTTAACAGCATTCAACTGTTCCATGGAAGGCTTCCCCAGATTTTTGTCATCAGGGGTCTTTAAATCTGTTTTGTCTGGTGATGAAGGTATAGGTTGACTGCTATACCATGATATActacttttcaaaaattctaattCTTCTTGAGGTAGATTTATACTCTCTAATGTTGAGCTTATTTCTCTTGAAATGTCATTTTGTAGAAATTCTAATGATTTTCCAGTACTGGAATTTGaacaaatacttaaaatttcAGAACTTGCATGATCATTGTTTTGGCCACTTTCATACGTAATTTCAAGACTCCTTTTCAATCTTGGAAGAATACACAATGTAGATAAATCTGAATTTATTATGAGTAAATCTTTTCGCCAATCAAATTGGTTTTGTTCTTTTTCACCCAcagaatgtttatttttatcacatGGAGTCACATTGTCATTGCACCAGAAAAATAAAGCAACACTGTCGGAAGAGTTTTGattcttattattttctttcacttGTTTTTGACTTGGATCAAAGATCACAGGTAAATATGGCACCTAGAAAATAAAGAAGTAAACATTAATCAGAATTGTCTATCtgtagataaaacaaaacaaattcttACTGTTACTACAGTGGATTGCATTACcccaaatataagagaaaatgATGCtattaacatgtacatgtattttgttctTTCCATTAATTCTCTTCAGTGCTGTTACAGAGTGTTCAATAAGAGTCCAAAATTCTTGATTCATTCAATTTAAGGTCATTGTGAgaccttcaaaaatgagaaaaccccatgattgtaataaatattcataactgtttaatatcatatttttgtaagGAACATCTTATTTGACTGTTATCTTCAATAAACAAGCctttttgtgattatttttcAAGTCCATTCCCCCAATTTCTTTGATTCCATGTTTTGTAATTCttgagactttaataaaaatataattaaattccGCGAGGTGAACCAACGCCTGTGAAATCGTTTTGGTAGAGTCCCTGAAGTGGATACCTTGGTATGCCGGGTTGTAAAATCATGCAAATGAATGCAAtccttaaataataattaaaattgacaacaacacttcaaaagatctgcaatacataataaaattgcagatcttttgaagtgttgttgtcaattttaattattaaaaaatataattaggcctaaaaaaaaagatatgtgttTCCAGtaacatcattttgaaaaatagggtcGGTAGGtcggaattctttttttttttgacatcgTAAATGAAATCCGGAAAATTATCTTGGTTTTTCCAAGTCCGGATCCGTAATTAGTTTCAAAACCCGGAAATGTgccatttgcaatgtttttgaagCACCTACTGTGCAAATTTCTTGGATTTTAACCTTTTTGGAATACCTTTtaacattaataaaatgttttactggcTTTCTATGCAAGTAGAagcaagagagaaaaaatattatgtcatcTATCAGAAGCCTGAGTCAAAAACAGGGTCGGTTGatacaaggatttgtatagtaaatatacaaatccttggttgatacaatttttttttttttgttcaaaatccaataaaaaagtTAGGGTCGGGGCTAAAAAACAGGGTCAGTTGGGTTACCGGAAACTCAGCTCTTTTTTTTCTCGGCCTTATATTGAATCTGAATCACTGTGAATCTGACAAAAAGTTGATCTCTTAATAGAAAGTAttagcaaacatttttttcccttATGTTTGCTAATCATACTACatgttatacttttttaaatggcaTGATTTGACCTCCCAACAGTCATGCTAGTGAATTtatggttttgaaaaaaaaggtaattaaggggagataattcaaacaCTGAACAGAAAATCAAAATCTTACTAATTTAATAATGGGTGCAATGATATCACTGGAATCAAAATTGTCTcttcttaaaaaataaagtgtactgaaatgtaatttttttgcTGTGACGCCTTCAGTGGtcttaaaagatttttcaaTAACCTCCACTCCATGGACCTGCAAGAAAAATTGTGACGTGCACAGGGTTTGAGCTATGATTTTGAGGACTTTAGTCACTTTCCTGTGAAGTTaaaatcaactttattttgtgtaACAGCAATGGACCAAGGATATATATTAGTAGATAATCATTGTCAGACTTTAATGGACTTAGGCATGCTTGACAGTTATTGTATGATTTGACTGGTTTGGcccttataataaaaagattcttaaacatgtttaatgggATAC
Proteins encoded:
- the LOC134708155 gene encoding uncharacterized protein LOC134708155, producing MALMFQRLGFHILRTNLKSTFQTTRTAQSLVSHSEVPYLPVIFDPSQKQVKENNKNQNSSDSVALFFWCNDNVTPCDKNKHSVGEKEQNQFDWRKDLLIINSDLSTLCILPRLKRSLEITYESGQNNDHASSEILSICSNSSTGKSLEFLQNDISREISSTLESINLPQEELEFLKSSISWYSSQPIPSSPDKTDLKTPDDKNLGKPSMEQLNAVKERLEETLPNFFKKVIDYSIYDPKVVFVNNIWNRKTSGIGMYSLNLSVIRILAYFKYTQITVQLLKITVHPEDGAVKVRWRVAGLSNTASLKFWNFYPGKYRENVEKDSQWTDGLSTYYINKHGMVYKHVVDNVIPDNEIPNVVPVAPVA